In Paenibacillus sonchi, a single genomic region encodes these proteins:
- a CDS encoding radical SAM protein: MINEKLDSKIMKYKQQFNDLKKDNHFYRLGKPFETSGKKYFYDTGTGKIFQINENVYSVLSCLFDSDQFDSLLELGMEEDALEAALQEIIECISEEHILSAPPVTCFSGPHVSALENYLQYNMNQLTLEVTERCNLRCNYCIYQDSHNDFHGYNDRDMTFETAKKAIDYTYPRVDEDFFLAFYGGEPLLNFKLIKQCVEYAENLVTDKKLGFSMTTNAVLISKEIAEYLVEHNFVVLVSLDGPEEIHNENRVFQDGTGSFKYVMRGIKHLVEAKEKNHSKDESGDTLYFSLVASGSNLVEKYYKIQEFFDNTEWLPKPVTVNASYVSYGRTAEEYLKPSSIEDKSYREDKTIDPLFSWSVENKRDSSNEKKLFSNGQMRKFLHMIHRRDIRQVPMENYYFNGCCVPGSRRLHVNVDGNFLPCERVGSVPFLGNVDNGFDIPSINKHYVNDFMNKSVEYCKDCWAVHLCTSCYIDCFDEEKVNLSYRHSGCRYIRYLLDQSLSLYHEIVEHDPESLRELNDIIAK; this comes from the coding sequence ATGATTAATGAGAAGCTGGACTCCAAAATTATGAAGTACAAGCAGCAGTTCAATGACCTGAAAAAGGATAATCATTTCTACCGGTTAGGAAAACCTTTTGAAACGTCGGGAAAGAAATACTTTTATGATACAGGCACCGGTAAGATCTTTCAGATTAATGAAAATGTCTATTCCGTTTTATCCTGTCTCTTTGACTCGGATCAGTTCGATAGTCTTTTGGAGCTGGGTATGGAAGAGGATGCCTTGGAAGCAGCTTTGCAAGAAATCATAGAATGCATATCTGAAGAACATATCCTGTCAGCGCCGCCGGTCACTTGCTTCTCCGGACCCCATGTCAGCGCCCTGGAAAATTATTTACAGTACAATATGAATCAGCTCACTTTAGAGGTAACTGAAAGATGTAACCTGAGATGCAACTATTGCATCTATCAAGATTCACATAATGATTTTCATGGATACAATGACCGGGATATGACGTTTGAAACCGCAAAAAAAGCAATTGATTATACATACCCGAGGGTAGATGAAGATTTTTTCCTGGCCTTTTACGGTGGAGAACCTCTGTTGAACTTTAAACTGATTAAGCAATGTGTAGAGTATGCCGAGAATCTTGTTACAGATAAGAAATTGGGATTTTCAATGACTACCAATGCAGTATTAATTTCCAAAGAAATAGCTGAGTACCTGGTTGAACATAATTTTGTGGTTTTAGTAAGCCTGGACGGTCCTGAAGAGATTCATAATGAGAACCGGGTATTCCAGGATGGTACGGGGAGCTTCAAATATGTGATGCGCGGAATAAAACACCTGGTAGAAGCTAAAGAGAAAAATCACTCAAAGGATGAAAGCGGCGATACCCTCTACTTCAGCCTGGTTGCAAGTGGTTCCAATCTGGTAGAGAAATACTATAAAATTCAAGAGTTTTTTGATAATACAGAGTGGCTGCCCAAACCCGTAACGGTAAATGCTTCTTATGTGTCTTACGGCCGTACTGCAGAAGAGTATCTGAAACCAAGCAGTATCGAAGATAAATCCTATAGAGAAGATAAAACGATCGACCCTCTGTTTTCGTGGAGCGTTGAGAATAAAAGAGACAGCAGCAATGAGAAAAAATTATTTTCAAACGGCCAGATGAGAAAGTTTTTACACATGATTCACAGACGGGATATTAGACAAGTGCCTATGGAGAATTATTATTTTAACGGCTGCTGTGTGCCGGGTTCAAGACGTCTTCACGTAAATGTGGATGGAAATTTCCTGCCATGTGAACGTGTGGGAAGTGTCCCGTTCCTGGGGAATGTTGACAATGGGTTTGATATTCCGTCGATCAATAAACATTATGTTAATGATTTCATGAATAAATCTGTCGAATATTGTAAGGATTGCTGGGCAGTACATCTGTGCACAAGCTGTTATATCGATTGTTTCGACGAGGAGAAAGTGAATTTATCATATCGCCATAGCGGCTGCAGATATATCAGGTACCTGCTGGATCAAAGCCTTAGTCTATACCATGAGATTGTAGAACATGATCCGGAATCCTTAAGAGAGCTCAACGACATCATTGCTAAATAG